GCGTTAACGTGTGAGCTTGGCGAAGACATCGAGTTTCTCACCTCAGCACTTAGTACTACAGTTATATTTTAGGACTTACGCACCCAAGCCTGAAACCTAGATCCCCCCTAGGGCGTGTTTTCAAAGTCTTAGATCCCCCCAACCCCCCTTAAAAAGGGGGGCTAGGAAATTCTTAAAGTCCCCCTTTTTAAGGGGGATTTAGGGGGATCGAGAAATTTATGAGGCTAAACGAGTAGTTTGAAAACACGCTCTAGCCCCCCTTAAAAAGGGGGGAACTTCCAAAGCCCCCTTTCTAAGGGGGTTGGGGGATCTGAGTGCGTAAGTCCTGATATTCGTTAAAGCAGCCACTAGCTCAAGAGCTTTGTGGTGCTTTTTTTGATTGCTATAAAACCAAATAAGGCTTATCTGTAGTATTGAAGGATAGGATGCTGAGGTCGTAAGCACATCCTGGTCGATATCTAAGGCAGAACTGAACTATGGTGGCGACAACAACCGCAGAAACTAGGGTTTTACTCCACAACATCAGCTGGCAGACATTTAAAACCATGCTGGCTGAGATGGGTTGTGAGCGTAACTCTCGACTGGCTTATGACAATGGAACTATTGAAATTATGACCCCACTGATGCCCCATGAAAGCTCAAACCGCCTAATTGAGGTTTTTGTTGGGGTGCTGTGCGAAGAGTTGGGTTTGGAAATTAGACGGGCTGGTTCACTGACTTTAACACGGGATGATTTAGAGAAGGGAGCCGAGCCGGATAGTAGCTACTACATCCAAAATGAATTGCTAGTCCGAGATCAAGAAAATATTGACCTAACCATCGCCCCGCCCCCAGACCTTGTGTTAGAGGTGGAATATTCTCGGTCTGCAATAGACAAGTTTCGGCTTTATGCGGCGATGGGAATCCCCGAATTATGGCGTTATAACGGCAGTGTGTTACAAATTTATAAGTTGGAAGGTGGGCAATATTCACAAGTCCAAACCAGCCCTACCTTTGCACCTGTGTTAGTCAAGGAAATTCCCCGTTTTATCCAAGAAGCCAAAAAAAATGGAGAAATTGCTACTACCCGTGCTTTTCGTGCTTGGGTACAACAGAATATTTTTGGTACAGAAAAATTTCGATAACTAAAGCGAAGTTGTTGACTGATGACTGTTGACTGATGACTGTTGACTGTTGACTGATGACTGATGACTGTCAGCAGTTTGATATTTTTTTATTTTGACTTGGAAGTCGTTAAAGGATTTTAGGTAACTTTTAGCAACATCACGAATTGTAACTTTCAACAGATTTTTACTAGTTCGTTCTCCTCTGTCACCCTAACAACAGGGGTATTTACTAGGTATTTTTTCCTACTTTCAGTATGTTTTGAGAGCAACAATCACCTCAAAATTACAAAAAATCCTGAAATCTATATAAATTAATGGTTTCATATATCCACTTCAGGCTACTACACCTTAGAATGATTCATTGAAAAGTCGAGCCGATGGGATTTACAGCGATTTTAAGTAAAAATACTCCCAAAGAACGATTTTTGTATTTCTCCCAACAGAGATTTAAGTAAAGATGTACTCTGATACATCTGTAAAACATCTCAAGTAAACCTTAAGGAGTTTGACATGAACAAGGGTGAATTGGTTGATGCTGTAGCTGAAAAGGCTAGTGTTACCAAAAAACAAGCGGATGCAGTCTTAACTGCCGCTTTGGAAACGATCATTGAAGCGGTTTCTTCTGGCGATAAAGTGACGCTGGTAGGATTCGGCTCATTTGAATCACGGGAACGTAAAGCTCGTGAAGGTCGTAACCCCAAAACCAATGAAAAGATGGAAATTCCAGCGACTAAGGTACCTGCCTTCTCCGCTGGTAAGCTTTTCAGAGAAAGGGTAGCACCCCCAAAATCATAGGTTCTGTCTCTAGGAACCTTGTTTTGATGCATCAACAGGCTCATGGGGGAAATTTAGCCTGGGCAGCAGCACTGGCTGGCTGTCCCCCTGAGGCTATTCTGGATTTTTCTGCCAGCATCAGCCCTTTGGGGCCACCAAACAGCACGATCGCTGCTATTGTGTCCCAAATGGGTAATCTTAGGCACTATCCTGACCCTGATTATAGTGAACTGAGACTTGCTCTCAGTCACTTCCATCAATTGCCGCCTGAGTGGATTCTGCCTGGTAACGGCTCAGCAGAATTACTGACTTTGGCAGGTAGGGATTTAGCAGAATTAGCCGCAACAATGTTAATAACTCCAGCCTTTGGCGACTATTACCGTACTCTGGCAGCGTACAACGCTAAAGTACTGGAGTTTCCTCTAAATCTGGAAAATACACGTCATTCGTCATTAGTCAATAGTCCTTTGTCAATAAAAAATGACAAAGGACAAAGGACTTTTAACAAGGGACTGCTGCTCAATAATCCCCACAACCCAACGGGAAAGCTATTTTCGCGAGAGACAATTTTGCCCTACTTAGAGCAATTTGCTTTGGTAGTAGTGGATGAAGCGTTTATGGATTTTTTGCATCCTGATGAAGAACAAAGCCTGATTCCGGTGGTGCAGGAATACGCGAATTTAGTAGTATTGCGATCGCTAACGAAATTTTACAGTCTGCCAGGACTCAGGCTAGGATATGCGATCGCCCACCCCGACCGCCTTCGGCGATGGCAGTTGTGGCGCGACCCATGGCCCGTAAACACCTTGGCGGCAGCGGCAGCTACCGCCGCACTCCAGGATCGAGAGTTTCAAGAGCAAACTTGGAAATGGCTACCACCTGCACGAAACCAACTCTTTGAGGGTTTAGCCGCAATCCCAGGATTGCAACCTTTTGAAAGTGCTGCTAACTTTTTACTTGTTGAATCACAACAGTCGAGTTTGCAGTTGCAGCAACAATTGCTCCAAAATCACCAGATTTTAATTCGAGATTGTCTAAGCTTTAAAGAACTAGGCGATCGTTTTTTCCGGGTTGCTGTACTTTCCGAATCTGATAACCAGCGTTTAGTAGAAGTGCTGATTACTGTGTGCTAAGTCAAAAGTCAAGAGTCAAGAGTCAAAAGTCAAAAGTTCATAGTCTATTTTCCCTTGACCATTGACCCTTGACCACCTCC
Above is a window of Nostoc sp. UHCC 0702 DNA encoding:
- a CDS encoding threonine-phosphate decarboxylase; translation: MHQQAHGGNLAWAAALAGCPPEAILDFSASISPLGPPNSTIAAIVSQMGNLRHYPDPDYSELRLALSHFHQLPPEWILPGNGSAELLTLAGRDLAELAATMLITPAFGDYYRTLAAYNAKVLEFPLNLENTRHSSLVNSPLSIKNDKGQRTFNKGLLLNNPHNPTGKLFSRETILPYLEQFALVVVDEAFMDFLHPDEEQSLIPVVQEYANLVVLRSLTKFYSLPGLRLGYAIAHPDRLRRWQLWRDPWPVNTLAAAAATAALQDREFQEQTWKWLPPARNQLFEGLAAIPGLQPFESAANFLLVESQQSSLQLQQQLLQNHQILIRDCLSFKELGDRFFRVAVLSESDNQRLVEVLITVC
- a CDS encoding HU family DNA-binding protein, whose amino-acid sequence is MNKGELVDAVAEKASVTKKQADAVLTAALETIIEAVSSGDKVTLVGFGSFESRERKAREGRNPKTNEKMEIPATKVPAFSAGKLFRERVAPPKS
- a CDS encoding Uma2 family endonuclease, with product MVATTTAETRVLLHNISWQTFKTMLAEMGCERNSRLAYDNGTIEIMTPLMPHESSNRLIEVFVGVLCEELGLEIRRAGSLTLTRDDLEKGAEPDSSYYIQNELLVRDQENIDLTIAPPPDLVLEVEYSRSAIDKFRLYAAMGIPELWRYNGSVLQIYKLEGGQYSQVQTSPTFAPVLVKEIPRFIQEAKKNGEIATTRAFRAWVQQNIFGTEKFR